One stretch of Rosistilla oblonga DNA includes these proteins:
- a CDS encoding bifunctional acetate--CoA ligase family protein/GNAT family N-acetyltransferase, protein MTSKHLKKIFSPKSIAVIGASERPESVGRLSLKNLIDGGFGGRIYPVNRNYESIQQLACFASVAALPEVADLAIICTPAATVPDVVKQCGQAGIRGIIIQSAGFCEVGAEGARLQDEIVAVAKTFPGTKIIGPNCVGIISPHRHLNASLASEMPPAGNVAFISQSGALCTPILEWAINQNVGFSQFVSIGNMADVTIADLIDYFAEDPWTESIVLYVESLTEARAFLSAARAFTQSKPIIAFKSGRFDASAAAAASHTGAMVGVDSAYEAAFARAGIVRANELDDLFDSAEFLARHPKPCGDRLAIVTNAGGPGVMATDALLQRNGKLAPLSDATIAALDAQLPAAWSRCNPVDVIGDASDQRYASALQTVIRDRNVDAVLVLLAPQATTDPSGVADAVIAAARSTTKPVLASWMGCTRVAEGIRRLTQAGVPVYETPEKCVRVFMQLVRYGRNREMLCETPLEVPLTFPVDEAERRKCVVDAVDARPDERTPLSEYESKLVLKNYGFRVAETEIARSQEEAVAIADRLGYPVVLKVYSPQIMHKTDVDGVELNLTSGDRVREAYQEIGRRVAQHRSDFDFGGVTVQPMVVASLSRELILGAKRDPVFGPVLLVGAGGITAELVQDYAMELPPLNERLARRMLESLQSWPLLKGYRGRRGVNVDLLVECLLRMSKLIVECPEIAEIDINPLLASDRDVIALDSRIILDGKMRRKSSSRFAHLAIRPYPEEFIRNIELRDGTPVVLRPIKPEDEPMWHRLIESCSAETIQQRFRYMFRTATHTMASRFCFIDYDRELAIVVEVIEDGVKQIAGVARFVADADHYEAEFAILVADRWQGRGLGSLMTDKCLTICKRWNIQSVVAETAASNHRMIQMFQRRGFEIDRSKSFDTVMVKKSLLDAD, encoded by the coding sequence ATGACCTCAAAGCACCTCAAGAAGATCTTTTCACCCAAGAGCATTGCGGTGATCGGTGCCAGTGAGCGGCCGGAGAGCGTCGGCAGGTTGTCGCTGAAGAACCTGATCGATGGTGGGTTCGGTGGACGAATCTACCCGGTCAATCGGAACTACGAATCGATCCAGCAGTTGGCCTGTTTCGCATCGGTCGCCGCGCTGCCCGAAGTGGCCGACCTGGCCATCATCTGCACCCCGGCGGCAACGGTTCCCGATGTCGTCAAGCAGTGTGGCCAAGCGGGCATTCGCGGGATCATCATTCAGTCGGCGGGCTTCTGCGAAGTCGGAGCCGAAGGGGCTCGGTTGCAGGACGAAATCGTTGCGGTCGCGAAGACCTTTCCCGGGACAAAAATCATCGGTCCCAATTGTGTTGGCATCATCTCGCCGCATCGGCATCTCAACGCAAGCCTCGCCAGCGAGATGCCTCCGGCGGGCAACGTGGCTTTCATTTCGCAATCGGGTGCACTCTGCACACCGATCCTCGAATGGGCGATCAACCAGAACGTCGGTTTCTCTCAGTTTGTCTCGATCGGAAATATGGCCGATGTGACCATCGCCGACCTGATCGATTATTTCGCTGAGGATCCGTGGACCGAGTCGATCGTGCTGTACGTCGAATCGTTGACCGAAGCCCGCGCGTTCCTTTCGGCAGCTCGCGCGTTCACGCAATCCAAACCGATCATCGCGTTTAAGTCGGGGCGGTTCGACGCTTCCGCGGCGGCGGCGGCATCGCATACCGGTGCGATGGTCGGCGTCGACAGCGCCTATGAAGCGGCCTTCGCGCGGGCGGGAATCGTTCGCGCAAACGAACTGGACGACCTCTTCGACAGCGCCGAATTTCTGGCTCGCCACCCCAAGCCGTGCGGCGACCGGTTGGCGATTGTCACCAACGCGGGCGGCCCGGGCGTGATGGCAACCGACGCGTTGCTGCAGCGGAACGGAAAGCTGGCGCCGCTGTCCGACGCGACGATCGCAGCGTTGGACGCTCAATTGCCAGCCGCTTGGTCGCGTTGCAACCCGGTCGATGTGATCGGCGATGCGAGCGATCAGCGGTACGCTTCGGCGCTGCAAACCGTGATCCGCGATCGCAACGTCGATGCTGTTTTGGTGTTGCTGGCACCGCAAGCGACGACCGATCCCAGCGGCGTTGCCGACGCAGTGATCGCCGCCGCAAGATCGACGACAAAACCTGTCCTGGCGTCGTGGATGGGCTGCACTCGTGTGGCCGAAGGAATTCGTCGGCTGACACAGGCCGGCGTCCCGGTGTACGAGACGCCCGAAAAATGCGTGCGGGTCTTTATGCAGTTGGTCCGTTATGGCCGGAACCGCGAGATGTTGTGCGAAACGCCGCTGGAGGTGCCACTGACCTTTCCTGTCGACGAAGCCGAGCGGCGAAAATGTGTCGTCGACGCGGTGGACGCGCGGCCCGACGAGCGGACGCCGCTGAGCGAATACGAATCGAAGTTGGTGCTCAAGAACTATGGCTTTCGAGTCGCCGAGACCGAGATCGCTCGATCGCAGGAGGAAGCCGTTGCGATCGCTGATCGGCTCGGTTACCCCGTCGTCTTAAAGGTCTATTCACCGCAGATCATGCACAAGACCGACGTCGATGGCGTGGAGCTGAACCTGACAAGCGGCGACCGAGTTCGCGAAGCGTACCAAGAGATCGGCCGCCGCGTCGCACAACATCGGTCCGACTTTGATTTCGGTGGGGTGACGGTGCAACCGATGGTTGTTGCGTCGCTCAGCCGCGAACTGATCCTCGGTGCGAAGCGCGATCCCGTCTTTGGACCGGTGCTGTTGGTTGGTGCGGGAGGGATCACGGCGGAGTTGGTTCAAGATTACGCCATGGAACTGCCGCCGCTGAACGAGCGACTGGCGCGGCGGATGTTGGAGTCGCTGCAATCGTGGCCTCTGTTGAAAGGTTACCGCGGTCGTCGCGGAGTGAACGTCGATCTGTTGGTCGAATGCTTGTTGCGGATGTCGAAGTTGATCGTGGAGTGCCCCGAGATCGCCGAAATCGACATCAACCCGTTGTTGGCGAGCGACCGCGATGTGATCGCTCTCGATTCGCGAATCATCCTCGATGGGAAGATGCGTCGGAAATCGAGTTCTCGTTTCGCGCATCTGGCGATCCGCCCCTATCCGGAAGAGTTCATTCGCAACATCGAATTGCGAGACGGCACTCCCGTCGTGCTGCGACCGATCAAACCCGAAGACGAACCGATGTGGCATCGGTTGATCGAAAGCTGTTCCGCCGAAACGATCCAGCAGCGGTTCCGCTACATGTTTCGCACCGCCACGCATACGATGGCGTCTCGATTTTGCTTCATCGATTACGACCGCGAACTGGCGATCGTGGTCGAGGTGATCGAAGACGGCGTCAAGCAGATCGCGGGCGTTGCTAGGTTTGTCGCCGACGCCGATCATTATGAAGCGGAATTTGCGATCCTGGTTGCCGATCGCTGGCAGGGACGCGGACTCGGGTCGTTGATGACCGATAAGTGCCTGACGATTTGCAAACGTTGGAACATCCAATCGGTCGTTGCTGAGACCGCCGCGTCGAACCATCGGATGATCCAGATGTTCCAGCGACGCGGTTTCGAAATCGATCGCTCCAAATCGTTTGATACCGTGATGGTCAAGAAGAGCTTGCTGGACGCCGACTGA
- a CDS encoding YitT family protein: MIVSAGLLYAIALKYFVLPSKVILTGSEGIAAALSYYFENYSLFIVLYLVFQAALLAFAFARVGRTFALRSLIVVGTVVLALAGLPELQFASPEPQNERIILVIFGGLLAGFAKALAFKNRGSTGDEDILGAYFAMKYLKPVGSIAIFAAVGSTAFGLGMELLKHGHIESVVNTLMYTCIYIFASAETLNNLYHKFKITMLVIITRNQEAIGEAITATSAHRTYTVQPGIGGHSGESFWMVRTIITQEELPHLVDAVEESDPSSFHYNYDIEGISRRYYITPIS, encoded by the coding sequence ATGATTGTGTCAGCAGGTCTGCTGTACGCGATCGCGCTGAAGTATTTTGTTCTGCCGTCAAAAGTAATCCTGACGGGCAGCGAAGGGATCGCGGCGGCTCTCTCTTATTACTTCGAAAACTACTCGCTGTTCATCGTCTTGTACCTGGTCTTCCAGGCGGCGCTGTTGGCGTTTGCATTCGCTCGCGTCGGCCGCACCTTCGCTCTCCGCTCGCTGATCGTTGTCGGCACGGTCGTCCTGGCGCTCGCCGGATTGCCCGAATTACAATTTGCCTCGCCCGAACCTCAAAACGAGCGGATCATCCTGGTCATCTTCGGCGGCCTGTTAGCCGGCTTCGCCAAAGCGCTGGCGTTCAAAAATCGCGGCTCCACCGGCGACGAAGATATCCTGGGCGCCTACTTTGCGATGAAGTACCTGAAGCCGGTCGGATCGATCGCGATCTTTGCCGCCGTCGGTTCGACAGCCTTTGGCCTCGGGATGGAACTGCTGAAACACGGGCACATCGAATCGGTCGTCAACACGCTGATGTACACCTGCATCTACATCTTCGCGTCCGCCGAGACGCTGAACAATCTGTACCACAAGTTCAAGATCACGATGCTGGTAATCATCACCCGCAATCAAGAGGCGATCGGCGAAGCGATCACCGCCACATCGGCACATCGCACCTACACCGTGCAGCCAGGAATCGGTGGCCACAGCGGCGAATCATTTTGGATGGTACGGACGATCATCACGCAAGAGGAACTTCCGCACCTGGTCGACGCTGTCGAGGAATCCGACCCAAGCAGCTTTCACTACAACTACGATATCGAAGGAATCTCCCGTCGCTACTACATCACGCCGATCAGTTAG
- a CDS encoding ECF-type sigma factor, giving the protein MKRDVTRILSAIHDGDRQAASELLPLVYEELRKLAASKMNQEKSGQTLQPTALVHEAFLRLVGGETPQEWDSRGHFFAAAAEAMRRILIDNARRRGRNKRGGDYVRQELHEESAFVDADDVDDLLALDDALNKLALEDADLAKLVELRYFTGLTIEETAQVLGQSSRTVKRHWAFARAWLQREINA; this is encoded by the coding sequence GTGAAGCGCGACGTCACAAGAATCTTGTCGGCCATCCACGATGGAGATCGGCAAGCGGCCAGCGAGTTGTTGCCCTTGGTTTATGAAGAGCTTCGCAAACTGGCGGCCAGCAAGATGAATCAGGAGAAGTCGGGGCAAACGCTGCAGCCGACAGCCCTTGTCCACGAAGCGTTTTTGCGTCTTGTCGGTGGCGAGACGCCGCAGGAATGGGATTCTCGAGGTCACTTCTTTGCCGCGGCAGCCGAGGCGATGCGGCGGATCTTGATCGACAACGCTCGCCGCCGAGGCCGCAACAAACGAGGCGGCGATTATGTCCGACAGGAACTTCACGAAGAGAGTGCATTTGTCGATGCCGACGACGTCGACGATCTGCTGGCTCTCGACGATGCCCTCAACAAACTGGCCTTGGAAGACGCCGACCTGGCCAAGCTGGTCGAGCTGCGTTATTTCACCGGGCTGACGATCGAAGAGACGGCGCAAGTCCTGGGGCAGTCCTCGCGAACCGTCAAACGACACTGGGCCTTCGCCCGCGCCTGGCTGCAACGCGAGATCAATGCGTAG
- a CDS encoding DUF3565 domain-containing protein, with translation MLLRRSMQQPITGYHTDEEGDWVAQLGCGHNQHVRHTPPWMNRPWVTTAAGRAGMIGHLLQCKKCDEGAAADARPEAK, from the coding sequence ATGCTTCTGCGACGATCGATGCAGCAACCGATCACTGGATACCACACCGATGAAGAGGGCGATTGGGTCGCTCAGCTCGGATGTGGTCACAATCAACACGTTCGCCATACGCCGCCGTGGATGAATCGCCCTTGGGTGACAACCGCCGCGGGCCGCGCGGGGATGATCGGGCATCTGCTGCAATGCAAGAAGTGCGACGAAGGGGCCGCTGCCGACGCGCGACCCGAAGCAAAATAG
- the sugE gene encoding quaternary ammonium compound efflux SMR transporter SugE, giving the protein MAWLYLVIAGLLEVAWAIGLKQTEGWTRLVPSMITVVLMIASFYFLSHAIKEIPLGTGYAIWTGIGAVGTASLGILLFGEPATAVRIACIGLIIGGIVGLKLAA; this is encoded by the coding sequence ATGGCGTGGTTGTATTTAGTGATCGCTGGCTTGTTGGAGGTCGCGTGGGCGATCGGATTGAAGCAGACCGAAGGTTGGACGCGGCTTGTGCCCAGCATGATCACTGTCGTGCTGATGATCGCCAGCTTCTATTTCCTGTCGCATGCGATCAAAGAGATTCCGCTGGGAACCGGTTACGCGATCTGGACTGGGATCGGCGCCGTTGGGACGGCATCGCTGGGGATCTTGTTGTTTGGCGAACCGGCGACGGCGGTCCGAATCGCCTGTATCGGGCTGATCATCGGTGGAATCGTTGGACTTAAATTGGCAGCGTAA
- a CDS encoding histone deacetylase, whose translation MTILYYDPVFMEHLTGDHPERGGRILPAVRNLSFLALDSACKRPAWESVSKDRLFYVHQHKYIEALQQMAETGGGLIDTDTVISPKSYEVALKATGAVCDAVCRVVAGEDKTAFCLIRPPGHHAMPDHGMGFCLFNNIAVGARVATNELGIERVLIVDFDVHHGNGTQAMFWDAADVGYYSMHRSPLYPHTGAADEIGAGPGKGTTMNLPVALGTPREEQLETFTASVHAFADKIKPQLVMVSAGFDAHKEDPIGSLGLESEDFRTLTRVLLDVADKHSGGRLVSVLEGGYNAEAMAECVPIHLEQLLEA comes from the coding sequence ATGACAATTTTGTATTACGATCCGGTTTTCATGGAACACCTGACGGGCGACCATCCCGAACGGGGCGGGCGGATTCTGCCCGCGGTGCGGAACTTGAGCTTTCTCGCTTTGGATTCGGCTTGCAAACGTCCGGCTTGGGAATCGGTTTCGAAAGACCGTTTGTTCTACGTCCATCAACACAAATACATCGAAGCGCTGCAACAGATGGCCGAGACCGGTGGCGGGTTGATCGATACCGATACCGTCATCAGCCCGAAGTCTTATGAAGTCGCATTAAAGGCGACCGGAGCGGTTTGCGACGCGGTCTGTCGTGTTGTCGCCGGCGAAGACAAGACGGCGTTTTGTCTGATCCGGCCGCCAGGACATCACGCCATGCCCGACCACGGTATGGGGTTTTGCTTGTTCAACAATATCGCCGTCGGCGCCCGCGTTGCGACCAACGAACTTGGAATCGAGCGGGTGCTGATCGTCGACTTCGACGTCCATCACGGCAACGGAACCCAAGCGATGTTCTGGGATGCCGCCGACGTCGGCTATTATTCGATGCATCGATCTCCCTTATATCCGCACACCGGCGCGGCGGACGAAATCGGGGCTGGCCCAGGCAAGGGAACGACGATGAATCTGCCCGTCGCCTTGGGAACGCCGCGCGAAGAACAGCTCGAGACGTTCACCGCCAGCGTGCACGCGTTTGCCGACAAGATCAAGCCACAACTGGTGATGGTCAGCGCCGGCTTCGACGCTCATAAAGAGGATCCGATCGGATCGCTGGGGCTCGAGAGCGAAGACTTTCGAACGTTGACGCGCGTGCTGCTGGACGTCGCCGACAAACACTCCGGCGGCCGATTGGTCAGCGTTTTGGAAGGCGGCTACAACGCCGAAGCGATGGCCGAGTGTGTGCCGATCCACCTGGAACAACTGCTCGAAGCGTAA